A window of Rhododendron vialii isolate Sample 1 chromosome 11a, ASM3025357v1 contains these coding sequences:
- the LOC131306801 gene encoding uncharacterized protein LOC131306801, which yields MADEHDPKPTENANRRPRREPSSVRTEDINKVLKYSGEPGTSTAGRGRNADVLLGYDPSYREGVPLPRVRVRRPLLRQAASQLQSEQPAPSRVTSQSSSSGYSPSPPHSSTMTRQPLNLSSLLTVSSRGRGSGRVASTGNEPSVPRRNRGGSTHSTSSTRGTDSALDASDVHRDKRPRSEDPTSTASQADTETHHPTSPTTQILPQTWTPPFTRGDHLVHVGDSASSSETTLALAQGLLLPVDLQKESGSPPDRLVATGLVSGIKFIQKMVVLGQKYQEADTE from the exons atggcggatgaacatgatCCAAAACCCA ctgaaaacgctaacaggcgtccTAGACGAGAGCCGAGCtccgtccgaacagaggacatcaacaaggttTTGAAGTATTCAGGTGAACCGGGCACctctacagctggtcggggccGGAACGCTGATGTGCTTTTGGGGTATGATCCCTCTTACAGAG aaggcgttCCGTTGCCTCGGGTGAGAGTTCGAAGACCCTTACTAAGACAGGCTGCCTCTCAACTACAATCCGAACAGCCAGCTCCTAGCCGTGTAACCAGCCAAtcctcctcttcaggttattctccatctcctccacaCTCAAGCACTATGACACGTCAGCCCCTCAACCTCAGCTCCcttctcaccgtctcttctcggggacgtggatctggtcgggtagcttctaCAGGGAACGAACCTTCTGTACCCCGTCGAAACAGAGGAGGTTCTACCCATTCCACTTCATCCACCCGAGGAACGGATTCTGCTCTCGATGCCAGTGATGTTCATCGAGATAAACGGCCTAGGTCTGAGGACCCAACTAgcactgcttctcaagcagatactgaaactcaTCACCCTACTTCTCCAACTACCCAAATCCTTCCccagacgtggactcctccatttacTAGGGGAGACCATCTTGTTCACGTTGGagacagtgctagttcatcagaaACAACACTTGCCCtggctcaagggttgctgctccctgttgatttgcaGAAAGAATCCGGATCCCCACCAGATCGTCTCgtagccactggtctcgtcagtggtattaag ttcattcaaaaaatggttgtATTGGGTCAAAAATATCAAGAGGCTGATACTGAATGA